A stretch of the Actinoalloteichus fjordicus genome encodes the following:
- a CDS encoding ABC transporter ATP-binding protein: MTSMTHSAPGGRAADRTRAPGSDSGAAVELAGLTFRYDDFTAVDRLDLDVRIGEVFALLGTNGAGKTTTLELIEGFRRPAEGTIRVLGLDPCRDRRALAARTGILLQEAGLINELTTVETLRMWAGLSSRDDDVDAVLALVELDARRDVAVERLSGGERRRLDFALAVWGRPSLIILDEPSTGLDPESRQRLWATVRDLRDAGCTVLLTTHYLAEAESLADRVAIMHQGRVHLQGSVPELLARHPSRIAATMPSVWTAALPAFKGRVQLVAEDEQTRLWVETSTLQADLTALLAWAADHDVALSGLTAVNASLEEIFLQISTQ; the protein is encoded by the coding sequence ATGACATCGATGACGCACTCCGCCCCCGGCGGCCGCGCCGCGGACCGAACACGAGCCCCCGGCTCGGACTCCGGGGCGGCGGTCGAACTGGCCGGTCTGACGTTCCGTTACGACGACTTCACCGCCGTCGACCGACTCGACCTCGATGTGCGGATCGGCGAGGTCTTCGCCCTGCTCGGAACGAACGGCGCAGGCAAGACGACCACGCTCGAACTGATCGAGGGTTTCCGCCGCCCCGCCGAGGGAACGATTCGGGTGCTCGGGCTCGACCCCTGCCGTGATCGCCGCGCGCTGGCTGCTCGGACGGGGATCCTCCTCCAGGAGGCCGGGCTGATCAACGAGCTGACGACCGTCGAGACCCTGCGGATGTGGGCCGGGCTGAGCAGCAGGGACGACGACGTCGACGCTGTGCTCGCCCTCGTGGAGCTGGACGCGAGGCGAGACGTCGCCGTGGAGCGGCTCTCCGGCGGTGAGCGCCGCAGGTTGGACTTCGCCCTAGCCGTCTGGGGCAGGCCTTCGCTGATCATCCTCGACGAACCGAGCACCGGCCTCGACCCGGAGTCCCGACAACGGCTCTGGGCGACGGTGCGTGACCTGCGCGACGCGGGCTGCACAGTGCTGCTGACCACCCATTACCTGGCCGAGGCCGAGAGCCTGGCCGATCGAGTGGCGATCATGCACCAGGGGCGAGTGCACCTGCAGGGCTCGGTTCCCGAGTTGCTGGCCCGACATCCGTCCCGCATCGCCGCGACCATGCCCTCCGTCTGGACGGCCGCTCTGCCCGCGTTCAAGGGCCGCGTCCAACTCGTCGCCGAGGACGAGCAGACCCGGCTCTGGGTCGAGACCAGCACGCTGCAAGCCGATCTGACGGCCCTGCTGGCCTGGGCCGCCGACCACGACGTCGCCTTGTCCGGTCTCACCGCGGTCAACGCGTCCTTGGAGGAGATCTTCCTCCAGATCAGTACCCAGTGA